Genomic segment of Bacteroidales bacterium:
TCATGAAACATCGTTTTACCCATGCTGTTTGAAGGAGGCCTGTTTAATTCAATAAAGCATAGGTTATCATTGATATTACAAGATACAAAATTTAGCATAAACCATTATTTTTTTCTTCGTTCAATTTCTTTGGCTGCCAGTTGGCAGAACAATCTGGTTTCCGCACGCAGCGCATCTTCCATCGGAAGTGTTGCCGCGTTAGCAAGAGCTTCCATTATAGACACAATAACTTCTTTGGGCTTACTATCAAGCAATTGTTGCAAATAGTTAACAGAAAATTCAAGAACATTTTTCCCGGGGATGTTATCTACAACACCAATAGATAGAGCTTTCTCTGCACTAATAATATCTCCGGATAATAATGTCTGCACGGAAAGTGATGTGCCGATTTTTTTGTTAATCCTGAATATGCCTCCCAGTCCAGGCATAAGATTGTTAAGAACTTCAGGAAATGCAAAAACTGCCGTAGGTGTTGAAAAACGCATATGACAGGATAATGCTATTTCAAGCCCTCCTCCAAAGCATGCTCCGCTGACAGCCGCTATAACAGGTATGTTCAGATTGGATATAGCGGTAAGCAATTCCATACCTTTACCCATCTCTTGATTTAATTTGTTTTCATTTGATGCAAGTATAAATAATTCATCAAGGCCGGCACCTGCAGAAAAATGCCTGCCGGAACCCGAAATAACCATACCCTTGATATCTTTTTCATCAGCTATCTTTCTTATCCGATGAACAGGGATAAACTCCGGAGTCAAAATAAAATTCTGAGGAGGGTTGTTTATCAGTATTACCGCTATGCAACCTTGTTTTTCAATGATATAATTCGCTTCCCGTTTCAAGATTTCTGATATTTATGTATCAATGTTTCAAAATATTCAGGAATGCTGCAGGGTGTTCTGGTTTTATCAATGGGTATTAGTTTAACTTCAGAGGATGAGATTTTAATTCCTGAATCTGTATTAATCATTTTATGTACAAATATCACATAGGGCCCGCTAAACTTAATATTTGTTTTAATCATCAGGTTGTCAAAAAGACAAGCCTCACGGGAATACCTGATATGAATATCAGTTACAACCATCATCAGCTCTTCTTTTTGAAACTTTTCCAACAGGCCGGTTTTTTTCATGATATCCCAGCGAGCTTGTTCAAAATAATTCAGATACACAGCATTGTTAACATGATTATATGAATCAAGCTCATAACCTCTGACCGATAAATGATATTCAAAATCCATTAGTTCATATAATTACAAATAACAAAATAATACCTTACTTATTTCCAATAAACTCATCTACTTTATCTTTACTAATCTGCTCCCAGCAAGGGTTTTGAAACGACTCTCCATTCCATGTAAGCTTTACACGAAAAAAGTCTTCATTCATAAAGGTTAATTTTGATTGGGTATCAGGCGTACGAACAATAAAAATTAATTTTTCGGGGTTGATATTCCTTTGGTTACATAAGCGTGTTGCAAGTTGAACACAAAAGTTAGTAACGGAAGTGCCCGGATTTTCAGCATATAACTCCGTAGCAATAATTACTGAATGTTCACTACCATACACAATTTTTATTCCACAACGGGAAGGCACATCCCATTGTCCTTTAAAATCATAAATTTCATCAAAGTATGCAGATTGAATATCTTTGTTGAATTGTTTGAGCATAAAAAATTTTTTCTGTTTATCTTTTTATCTTCTTTCCAAAGCTATTGTTAGCAATTTCTTCACGTATAGGTTTATACGTTCCGTCAGCAATTTCTTTCATAATTACAGAACGGAATAATTTGAACATTTTTTCGGCCTGTGTTTCTTCTTTATAAAAAGTATCCCAGGCATAATGGTACAATTCCTGAAGGCGTTCGGGGGACATGTGTTTGGGGTTAATAACAACTTTTCCTGCATTGTAGTGATTCCAGTCGAAATCGATGATGCGGTTTTGTCTTAGCAGGTCGTCATAAGCCTTGGTATGCGGAAATGGTGTAAGGACCGTAAACTCAGCAAGGTCGAGGTTTATTTCCAATAAGAAATCTATCAGGCGTTTAATATCGTCTTCTGTATGGTCGTCTGTTCCGAGCAAAATGGTTCCTTCAACGGCAATGCCATGGTCGTGGTATCTTTTCACTCTGTTCCGGATATAATCGGAAGTATCGAACACTGCCTGATAAACAAACCATGCCCCGGCCTGTGCGGCAAGGTCAAGCACTTCATCATCATCTTCTATCGGGTGAGAACACCATTTTTTCTTAAAGGGTATCATCTCACGAAAAAGATCTAATTCCCATTGTTTATCCTGCGCCAGGGAGTTATCAACTATGAACAATCGGTTATTATTAATGGTTGCAAGTTCTTCCACAACCCTTTCTATCGGGCGAGGACGAAACTTTTTACCTCCTAAATAGGCAACCGCGCATGGGTAACAATTGTATTTACACCCTCTCGAAGCGTGAAAAAGGTCAACCATACGTAGTCCTTTATGATAATACTTTTCATCATTCAAAATACTTCTTCTGGCAGGCCCGACAAGATTTATATCGGGGTTTTCAGTCATGTAATTGTACACTTTCTGAAGCTTATTGTTTTTGAAATCATCAAAAACCTTGTCAAGGCGCCCTTCAACTTCTCCCAGGAAAATAGAGTCTGCATATTGCAGGGTTTCCTCTGCATGCAGCATGGTTGAAATCCCTCCAAAAATAACTTTCTTGCCTCTTTGACGATATTCTGCGGCTATTTCCCAGCCTCTTTTAATCTGCCCTGTAAGCATCATTGAGATGCCAATCAAATCCGCGTCATCATCATAAGTCAACGTATCAACATTTTCATCAATAAAGTTAATTTCAACATCTTCTGGCAATGCTGCGGCCATCACAACCGGCCCATGAGGCGGGAGGTTAAATGTAGTCTGTCCTTCAAGTTTTTCCCATTTAGGGTAAATTAGTTTAAATTTCATATTTGATTACAACGATTAAAAGCAGTAATTATTTAGCATTTTTTTCACTAACCTTAAAAAATTATAATTTTTAGCTTAATATATTCAGTTAAATTGCCAACAAAGATAATTTAAAAAATTAAAAACATCCCATTCAAAGTTGACACTAATACATATTAAAATATTATTAATTAAAATTAGGTTCCGAAAATTAACAAGCATCATTAATACTTTTTACAAGGTACTTCATGCCCAGCAATTCCGAACAGGTAGTTATGGAACCAATAGTTACTCCCAACACCCCGTGTAATATAATATTTTGTCCTGCCAAATATAGATTGGGGATTTTTGTTCTCGGAGAAATAAGTGTTTTTATAGGGTCGTTGCTATCTTTCAAAATTCCATACATTGAGCCGTCAACGGTACCTGTATAATCCCGGTATGTAAGTGGTGTTGACGTATAATATTTCTTGATGCATTTCCTGAAACCCGGGAATTTCCTTTCCACCAAATCTAGTAAGGATTCTGCTCTTTCTTTTTTAAATTCAAGATATTCAAGCCCCCGGTTTCTTTCTTGAGTATGTTCCCATTTTTTTACTTCATCCATATGCATATAAGTCATAATCATTGCATTGCTTGCATACTTTGTACTAGCAGAAGTTGCAGGGGTTATAAGCAAAAAGTTGCCCGGCCATTTAAAATCCGTTGAAGTTTCTGATATCCAGACATTATCATTAATGTAATAATAGTGATTATAATTTAAATATTCCAGAGAATCTGGCTGACAAACAATATACACTGTAAAATTGGAAATAGTGTTTTCAAGGGAATTAATTCGCTTGCGATAAACGTACCTTAAATACTTTTCATCAATCATTTTGATTGTATTCACAGGGTGAATAGTTGAAATAAAAGTTTTGCCTTCGACAATTTCATTATTCCCAAGTTTGACAGCAATAAGTTCATCACTATTATTAAAAATAAAATTTGTAACCCTGTTATTTGTTATGATGGTGCCCCCGTTTAACTTGATTTTACTTGCGAGTATGTCGGCAACCTGAGAACTACCATCCACAATGCGCCACGTACTTTCAATAAATGAATTGTTAACCAAAGCATGAACATACAGGGGGGTTTTTTCTTTCACTCCAGCGTATAGAGGGTTTATCCCCGCCAAAACTTTTTGAAGTTTCACATCCTTAGTAATATTTTGAATATAAATATATGCATTCTCATAAAAAAAACTCATCTCCGGCAGATTCAGCGCATCATTAGAAATGTTATATAATGGGAAATGTTCACAAATATTTTTAATTTTTTCAAGATAAGTATGAATGGCGTTCTTCTCTTTAGGGAAATATTGCGTCAGTGTATCTGCAAAACGCTTATGTCCCATGGCGTAACGATATTCCTGAGGGTCTCCATCAAAAGAAATGACATCAAACGAATTTTCATCCATTCTTTTCAGTTTAAGATTTTGCATCAGCTCAAAATACTTAAAATATTTATTCAATACCTGGCCTTCGTCCAGGCTGCCAATGTAATGGATACCCGTATCGAAAACACAATTATCCCTTTTGAAATTCTGCAGACAACCCCCAATCTGAGAATGTTGCTCCAAAATACAAACATTATATCCTTCTTTGCTCAAAATATACCCGCATTGAAGCCCACTCAGGCCGCTTCCAATAATCACTACGTCGTACTTTCCCACTTCTAAAGGTTTATTTTTTTATGCGAATATTACAAATCGTTTTCTTTTCTGTAAAGCTTAATCAAAGAGTTTGATGTATTTTTTTGTTGGGAAATCACTTCCATCCCCATCCCCAAATTCCTTACGAGTTCTGTTAACCAATTGATAGTAATAAAATTCATTTTCTTGTTTTCCATTTTATTAAATCCAACATTAGTCGAAAACAATTCTGTTAACCTTGTATTTTTATGTTTTTTGCCGATATCCTGAAATCCGTCACGAATCAAAATTATTCCATTCCGATTCAGCGAGTTAACAGATTTCTTCAAAAGTTCCACCTGGGAACTTTCATTAAGATAATGCAAAACATCACTTAATATTACAACATCATATTTTTCAAACCCGAAATTTCTCACATCCGCATAACTAAAATCAACATTTGGAGGTTTTGACATGCAATGTGTTGCTACTTTAATTTTATCTTCATCATAATCAATGGCTGTTATTTGTCTTTCTGGGCAAACCAATGAAAGCATTAAAGACATATGCCCGTATCCACATCCTGCATCAAGGATTTTTGCATTCTCAGGTATCAGACTGTTGAATAATTGATAATTCTTTTCTAAAATAAGTTTAATTCTTGTGTACCATTCAAGGATAGGTCCTTTATATATGAAATTTTTAATGACAAGATCCTTAATCTGTTTGGTATCAT
This window contains:
- a CDS encoding acyl-CoA thioesterase; translated protein: MDFEYHLSVRGYELDSYNHVNNAVYLNYFEQARWDIMKKTGLLEKFQKEELMMVVTDIHIRYSREACLFDNLMIKTNIKFSGPYVIFVHKMINTDSGIKISSSEVKLIPIDKTRTPCSIPEYFETLIHKYQKS
- a CDS encoding NAD(P)/FAD-dependent oxidoreductase, which produces MGKYDVVIIGSGLSGLQCGYILSKEGYNVCILEQHSQIGGCLQNFKRDNCVFDTGIHYIGSLDEGQVLNKYFKYFELMQNLKLKRMDENSFDVISFDGDPQEYRYAMGHKRFADTLTQYFPKEKNAIHTYLEKIKNICEHFPLYNISNDALNLPEMSFFYENAYIYIQNITKDVKLQKVLAGINPLYAGVKEKTPLYVHALVNNSFIESTWRIVDGSSQVADILASKIKLNGGTIITNNRVTNFIFNNSDELIAVKLGNNEIVEGKTFISTIHPVNTIKMIDEKYLRYVYRKRINSLENTISNFTVYIVCQPDSLEYLNYNHYYYINDNVWISETSTDFKWPGNFLLITPATSASTKYASNAMIMTYMHMDEVKKWEHTQERNRGLEYLEFKKERAESLLDLVERKFPGFRKCIKKYYTSTPLTYRDYTGTVDGSMYGILKDSNDPIKTLISPRTKIPNLYLAGQNIILHGVLGVTIGSITTCSELLGMKYLVKSINDAC
- a CDS encoding radical SAM protein; this translates as MKFKLIYPKWEKLEGQTTFNLPPHGPVVMAAALPEDVEINFIDENVDTLTYDDDADLIGISMMLTGQIKRGWEIAAEYRQRGKKVIFGGISTMLHAEETLQYADSIFLGEVEGRLDKVFDDFKNNKLQKVYNYMTENPDINLVGPARRSILNDEKYYHKGLRMVDLFHASRGCKYNCYPCAVAYLGGKKFRPRPIERVVEELATINNNRLFIVDNSLAQDKQWELDLFREMIPFKKKWCSHPIEDDDEVLDLAAQAGAWFVYQAVFDTSDYIRNRVKRYHDHGIAVEGTILLGTDDHTEDDIKRLIDFLLEINLDLAEFTVLTPFPHTKAYDDLLRQNRIIDFDWNHYNAGKVVINPKHMSPERLQELYHYAWDTFYKEETQAEKMFKLFRSVIMKEIADGTYKPIREEIANNSFGKKIKR
- a CDS encoding enoyl-CoA hydratase/isomerase family protein, producing MKREANYIIEKQGCIAVILINNPPQNFILTPEFIPVHRIRKIADEKDIKGMVISGSGRHFSAGAGLDELFILASNENKLNQEMGKGMELLTAISNLNIPVIAAVSGACFGGGLEIALSCHMRFSTPTAVFAFPEVLNNLMPGLGGIFRINKKIGTSLSVQTLLSGDIISAEKALSIGVVDNIPGKNVLEFSVNYLQQLLDSKPKEVIVSIMEALANAATLPMEDALRAETRLFCQLAAKEIERRKK